A DNA window from Planifilum fulgidum contains the following coding sequences:
- a CDS encoding YIP1 family protein, giving the protein MGENPVFSIWYRTGEVIEEKLENTSGKEMFWLITVFGIISMMDIASSINMGDKFSLAEILILSVIIGPLVGALNWGIYSLIVHGTSRLLGGAGTWRETRTTVAWATVIYSAKFLLWIPLLFLFGHELFLEETMALTNNLFLTVLFYLFSLFEFILQIVFIIVLSKGLAVAHRFSAWRGFGAQAILFAVNVFVILLRLFAG; this is encoded by the coding sequence ATGGGTGAAAATCCTGTGTTTTCGATTTGGTACAGAACCGGTGAGGTGATCGAGGAGAAACTGGAGAATACCTCCGGCAAGGAAATGTTTTGGCTGATCACTGTGTTCGGCATCATTTCGATGATGGACATTGCATCATCTATCAACATGGGAGACAAATTTTCTTTGGCAGAGATATTGATCCTGTCCGTGATTATCGGCCCGCTTGTCGGGGCATTGAATTGGGGGATATACAGTTTGATTGTGCATGGAACCAGCCGGCTCCTCGGGGGCGCGGGCACTTGGCGGGAAACCCGGACAACCGTAGCGTGGGCCACCGTGATCTACAGCGCCAAATTCTTGTTATGGATTCCTTTACTCTTTTTATTCGGCCATGAATTGTTTTTAGAGGAAACGATGGCCCTTACCAATAACCTGTTTCTGACGGTCTTATTCTATTTGTTTTCATTATTCGAATTCATTCTCCAGATCGTATTTATCATCGTGTTGTCCAAAGGTTTGGCCGTTGCCCACCGGTTTTCCGCCTGGCGTGGATTTGGCGCCCAAGCGATCCTGTTTGCAGTAAATGTGTTTGTTATTTTGTTGAGATTGTTTGCTGGATGA
- a CDS encoding FAD-binding dehydrogenase, producing MDSDVIVVGAGLAGLVAAAELADAGKKVLLLDQEPEASLGGQAWWSFGGLFLVDSPEQRRLGIKDSRELAWQDWMGTAGFDREKDEDYWAIKWAEAYVDFAAGEKRAWLVEHGIRFFPVVAWAERGGYLADGPGNSVPRFHIVWGTGPALVTAFEQRVRAAMEKGLIDYRPRHRVDELVTKSGAVTGVKGSILVPSDAKRGEASSREVIGEFEFHAQAVLVSSGGIGGNLELVRRHWPSWLGKPPKNMLSGVPAHVDGRMLAIAERAGGRIVNRDRMWHYTEGIKNWNPIWPHHGIRILPGPSSVWLDATGKRLPVPYLPGFDTLGTLKAILKTGYDYSWFILTQKIVEKEFALSGSEQNPDLTEKNLKEVIRQRVLPGPTDPVQAFLDHGEDFVIAGTLPELVEGMNRLTGENLLDPEEIERQIRARDREIENSFTKDLQIAAIRVARNYIGDRLTRVAKPHKLLDPKNGPLIAVRLHILTRKTLGGLQTDLSGRVLDSSGNPVPGLYAAGEVAGFGGGGVHGYRALEGTFLGGCLFTGRQAGRALAKALS from the coding sequence ATGGATTCGGACGTCATCGTGGTGGGAGCCGGCCTGGCCGGATTGGTGGCCGCCGCCGAACTGGCCGATGCGGGGAAAAAGGTGCTCCTGCTGGACCAGGAACCGGAGGCGTCGCTGGGCGGGCAAGCTTGGTGGTCCTTCGGCGGGCTGTTCCTGGTGGATTCTCCCGAACAGCGGCGGTTGGGGATCAAGGATTCCCGGGAACTGGCCTGGCAGGACTGGATGGGCACCGCGGGTTTTGACCGGGAAAAGGACGAGGATTATTGGGCGATCAAATGGGCGGAGGCATATGTGGACTTTGCGGCGGGGGAAAAGCGCGCGTGGCTTGTGGAGCACGGAATCCGCTTTTTCCCGGTCGTCGCTTGGGCGGAGCGGGGAGGGTACCTCGCCGACGGTCCCGGCAACTCCGTGCCCCGGTTTCACATCGTTTGGGGGACCGGTCCGGCCCTGGTCACCGCCTTTGAACAGCGGGTCCGGGCCGCCATGGAAAAGGGTCTGATCGATTACCGCCCGCGTCACCGGGTGGATGAATTGGTGACCAAAAGCGGTGCCGTCACCGGGGTGAAAGGCTCCATCCTCGTTCCAAGCGATGCCAAGCGCGGGGAAGCGAGCTCCCGGGAAGTGATCGGCGAATTTGAATTTCATGCCCAAGCCGTCCTGGTCTCCAGCGGAGGCATCGGAGGCAACCTGGAGCTCGTTCGCCGGCACTGGCCGTCCTGGTTGGGAAAGCCGCCAAAAAACATGCTCTCCGGGGTTCCGGCCCATGTGGACGGCCGAATGTTGGCCATCGCCGAGCGGGCGGGGGGCCGCATTGTCAACCGGGATCGCATGTGGCATTACACGGAGGGAATCAAAAACTGGAACCCGATCTGGCCCCATCACGGCATTCGCATTCTGCCAGGCCCCTCCTCCGTCTGGCTGGATGCGACGGGAAAACGGCTTCCCGTTCCGTACCTGCCGGGCTTTGACACGCTGGGAACCCTGAAGGCCATCTTGAAGACGGGCTATGATTATTCCTGGTTCATCCTGACCCAGAAAATCGTTGAGAAGGAATTTGCTCTGTCCGGCTCCGAGCAAAATCCGGATCTGACGGAGAAGAACCTCAAGGAGGTGATCCGGCAACGGGTGCTGCCCGGCCCGACGGATCCGGTTCAGGCGTTTTTGGATCACGGGGAGGATTTTGTCATCGCCGGCACCCTTCCGGAACTGGTGGAGGGCATGAACCGGCTGACGGGGGAGAATCTGCTGGATCCGGAGGAGATTGAACGGCAGATCCGGGCGCGGGACCGGGAGATTGAGAATTCCTTTACCAAGGATTTGCAGATTGCCGCCATTCGCGTTGCACGGAACTATATCGGCGATCGTCTGACGCGGGTGGCCAAACCGCACAAGTTGCTGGATCCGAAAAACGGTCCCCTCATCGCGGTGCGCCTGCACATACTCACCCGAAAAACCCTGGGCGGACTCCAGACGGACTTGTCCGGCCGGGTGCTGGATTCCTCGGGCAATCCGGTGCCGGGTCTGTATGCGGCCGGGGAGGTGGCCGGCTTTGGCGGCGGCGGAGTCCATGGCTACCGGGCCCTGGAGGGCACTTTCCTCGGCGGTTGCCTGTTTACGGGGAGGCAGGCGGGCCGGGCCTTGGCCAAGGCGTTGTCGTGA